The following proteins are encoded in a genomic region of Phaeodactylum tricornutum CCAP 1055/1 chromosome 1, whole genome shotgun sequence:
- a CDS encoding predicted protein, with amino-acid sequence MSMAVTAEPMESRSESSADHAAGEGFLGVFDREEPDPAVETLANPDDDTISEELAGSLVRVGTTASARFNILSTMVGGGSLSLPMAFQKAGNGLLGPVILIVVATVTEFCFRILVDSARRLSPVSASSVTPGKDSFELIASAAFGRRAYVGSMILVTFMCFFGTIGYAVLLRDMLEPVTFMIFPSHASFSNTTRVYESQWESVGRGSQVGGSDGPSWRNNATMLIVVLLVTPLCTLRTLTALKRFGAASMVSVLILGLCVVYRSIECNLGYVDGNHDYKFWHSFQLWPDSWKNVLDAFPLFVSCFVCHYNILTVHNELRVPSHQRVSWWLRSTTWMAAAFYLLIGLAGSAYAHCTIDGKIHGNVLLDFPKDDPLLLVGRMCLALTITLAFPMLTIPARDIVIRSLPSLLKHDQQSNGADNGESNLVEQSLRQSLLENVHSDDEAVGLVPHSSLSSEQPSGKGASFWLRLVVAMALFWTAAGVASCVSSIDIVWNLLGSSLSMLLSYIIPCSSYLTIIHTEENGGTSERPSRFVLATAWVLLLVASPLMILSTANAVYSTFFSNV; translated from the coding sequence ATGTCCATGGCAGTGACGGCAGAGCCCATGGAAAGTCGGTCCGAGTCTTCGGCGGATCATGCTGCAGGCGAGGGTTTCTTGGGTGTGTTTGATCGCGAAGAACCAGACCCTGCGGTGGAGACACTTGCGAATCCGGATGACGATACAATTTCGGAAGAACTCGCAGGCTCCTTGGTTCGCGTAGGGACAACGGCGTCGGCTCGATTTAACATATTATCCACCATGGTGGGTGGAGGGTCATTGTCCCTCCCTATGGCGTTTCAAAAGGCTGGGAATGGACTCCTCGGTCCCGTTATCCTGATCGTGGTAGCTACCGTGACAGAGTTCTGTTTCCGCATCTTGGTAGATTCAGCACGACGGCTAAGTCCCGTTTCTGCAAGCTCCGTAACTCCCGGTAAAGACTCGTTCGAGTTGATTGCCAGTGCGGCGTTTGGTCGGCGGGCATATGTCGGATCCATGATACTGGTAACCTTTATGTGTTTTTTTGGTACCATTGGATACGCAGTCCTACTGCGAGACATGTTAGAACCTGTCACGTTTATGATCTTTCCATCCCATGCGTCATTTTCTAATACCACCCGGGTATACGAATCCCAGTGGGAGAGTGTCGGGCGTGGGAGCCAGGTCGGTGGTAGTGACGGGCCGTCTTGGCGGAACAATGCGACCATGTTGATTGTTGTTTTGCTGGTAACCCCGCTGTGTACGTTGCGGACACTGACTGCCCTAAAGCGGTTTGGTGCCGCATCCATGGTCAGCGTTTTGATCTTGGGACTCTGCGTGGTGTATCGATCGATTGAATGCAATCTCGGATACGTGGACGGCAACCACGATTACAAATTTTGGCATTCTTTTCAACTGTGGCCTGATTCCTGGAAAAATGTGTTGGACGCCTTTCCACTCTTTGTCTCGTGTTTTGTATGTCACTACAATATTCTTACCGTACACAACGAGTTACGTGTTCCGAGCCACCAACGAGTTTCGTGGTGGTTGCGGTCCACCACTTGGATGGCCGCAGCGTTTTATCTCCTCATCGGTCTTGCTGGATCAGCCTACGCACACTGCACAATCGACGGTAAAATCCACGGGAACGTCCTTTTAGACTTTCCCAAGGACGATCCACTCTTGTTGGTGGGACGCATGTGCTTGGCCTTGACAATAACCTTGGCCTTTCCAATGTTGACCATTCCAGCCCGGGATATTGTGATTCGATCATTGCCTTCGCTGCTCAAACATGATCAACAATCGAATGGTGCAGACAATGGTGAATCAAACTTAGTGGAACAGTCGTTACGACAGTCACTCCTCGAAAACGTtcattcggacgacgaagcggtTGGCTTAGTACCGCATTCGTCGCTGTCCTCGGAACAACCGTCCGGCAAAGGAGCATCTTTCTGGCTACGGCTAGTCGTTGCTATGGCTTTGTTCTGGACCGCGGCCGGAGTCGCAAGTTGTGTCAGTAGCATCGATATTGTGTGGAATTTACTGGGCAGTAGTCTTTCCATGCTTTTGTCTTATATTATCCCCTGTTCATCCTACCTCACGATTATTCACACCGAGGAGAATGGAGGGACCAGTGAGCGTCCCAGTCGGTTTGTCCTGGCGACAGCATgggtgctgttgttggtggcCTCCCCGCTAATGATCTTGTCGACCGCCAACGCGGTCTACAGTACTTTCTTTTCGAACGTATAG
- a CDS encoding predicted protein has product MSRYNSHSNVTTAVLDTIISREASDREGIAQNQSLCRTMASRLAAPYGDLEQTLLPLCKENNAVAEETDVRAFLQEQRARIKKLAKGNVERERKLQIFLETLRTLKEQALNEANTDPSTDDEPMQVVDYKEKIETLMEQTRVEHQNTQLPMHQEAYYREILAELGEKEPVLVKKDGGDDDDDDIEFLNHQSSSEKSLKCPITMVLLEEPVKNKTCKHVYSKAGIMQLMGQKGFCKCPVPGCGNHQVTLVQLEKDLQKDMLVRRARRRQAADSEQQASQAEMQDSDEEEQEAAL; this is encoded by the exons ATGTCCCGCTACAATAGCCACAGTAACGTCACCACGGCTGTTCTTGATACAATCATTAGTCGCGAAGCGAGTGACCGGGAAGGTATCGCGCAGAATCAGTCGTTGTGCCGGACGATGGCGTCGCGCTTGGCGGCACCGTACGGCGATCTGGAACAAACACTGTTACCTTTGTGCAAGGAAAATAATGCCGTCGCGGAAGAAACAGACGTCCGGGCGTTTTTGCAAGAACAGCGTGCGCGAATCAAGAAACTGGCCAAAGGCAATGTGGAACGCGAACGCAAACTCCAAATATTTCTAGAAACGCTCCGAACGTTGAAGGAACAAGCTCTCAACGAAGCCAATACCGATCCCAGTACAGACGATGAGCCGATGCAAGTTGTAGATTATAAAGAAAAGATCGAGACTTTGATGGAGCAAACGCGAGTGGAGCACCAAAACACTCAACTGCCGATGCACCAGGAAGCATACTA TCGCGAAATTCTCGCAGAGCTCGGGGAGAAGGAACCTGTACTTGTCAAAAAGGATGGCggagacgatgacgatgacgacattGAGTTTCTGAACCACCAGAGTAGCTCAGAGAAGTCGCTAAAATGCCCCATCACCATGGTTTTACTGGAAGAACCCGTCAAGAATAAAACATGCAAACATGTATACAGCAAGGCGGGAATTATGCAGCTTATGGGACAAAAAGGCTTTTGCAAATGCCCAGTACCGGGCTGCGGGAATCATCAAGTAACGCTCGTGCAGCTGGAGAAGGACCTGCAGAAGGACATGCTTGTCCGACGAGCTCGTCGTCGACAGGCCGCCGATTCGGAGCAGCAGGCTTCGCAAGCGGAAATGCAGGAttccgatgaagaagaacaggAAGCAGCACTTTAG
- a CDS encoding predicted protein, translating to MFMPVGTKGCLKGLAVQELVTDPALSCPIILGNTYHLAIQPGTELVDEMGGLHAFQAQPYNLLTDSGGFQMVSLVKLSKITEEGVSFQNPFQKHTNADDVSSMLLLRPEDSIRHQNNIGANIIMALDDVVSSVMEDEARFVTATHRTLRWYDRCVAAHAKADTQNLFPIVQGGLDIALGGKREQCLAGFRHRAVTQGYCIPGYAIGGLAGGESKDDFWRVVDHCCRALPDDKPRYLMGVGYPLDLVVCTALGCDLYDCVYPTRTARFGVALVPGRHPGTLRLKAHECASDTGPIQDGCGCQACREGISRARLHLLLKTNNPLAAELVTQHNIAYMMTLVRDMRNSILRNEFAAFASNFVQQQFPGERQGGDECPAWVKNALEAAGVGLLK from the exons ATGTTCATGCCCGTCGGTACAAAGGGCTGTCTCAAAGGATTGGCGGTCCAGGAACTCGTGACAGATCCCGCTCTATCCTGCCCAATAATTTTGGGAAATACCTACCACTTGGCCATACAGCCGGGGACTGAGTTAGTGGACGAAATGGGAGGACTCCACGCGTTTCAAG CCCAACCCTATAACCTATTGACCGACTCCGGGGGGTTTCAAATGGTCTCGTTGGTCAAATTGTCTAAAATTACCGAAGAGGGAGTCTCGTTCCAAAATCCGTTTCAAAAGCACACCAACGCGGACGATGTCAGCAGCATGTTGCTGTTGCGACCGGAAGATTCCATCCGACACCAAAACAACATTGGCGCGAATATTATCATGGCCCTGGATGACGTCGTATCCAGTGTgatggaagacgaagcccGGTTTGTCACGGCCACCCACCGTACCCTGCGGTGGTACGATCGATGTGTAGCCGCCCATGCGAAAGCCGATACACAAAATTTGTTTCCTATTGTCCAGGGCGGCTTGGACATCGCCTTAGGTGGCAAGCGCGAACAATGCTTAGCAGGCTTCCGTCACCGCGCGGTGACCCAAGGATACTGTATTCCGGGATACGCCATTGGTGGCTTGGCGGGAGGCGAATCCAAGGACGATTTCTGGAGGGTCGTGGATCATTGCTGCCGGGCGCTTCCCGACGACAAACCCCGTTACCTTATGGGTGTCGGATATCCCTTGGACTTGGTCGTTTGCACCGCGCTGGGTTGCGACCTGTACGATTGTGTCTACCCAACGCGCACCGCCCGCTTTGGAGTCGCACTTGTCCCAGGCCGGCATCCGGGAACACTGCGACTCAAGGCGCACGAGTGTGCCAGCGACACCGGACCGATCCAGGATGGCTGCGGATGTCAGGCGTGTCGGGAAGGTATATCCCGTGCGCGTTTGCACCTTCTCCTCAAGACAAACAACCCGCTGGCGGCGGAACTCGTGACACAGCACAACATTGCCTATATGATGACCTTGGTGCGGGACATGCGCAACTCTATTCTGCGCAACGAATTTGCCGCGTTCGCCTCCAACTTTGTGCAACAACAATTTCCTGGAGAGAGACAGGGTGGTGACGAGTGCCCCGCTTGGGTCAAGAAtgcgttggaagcagctgGTGTTGGCCTCCTCAAATAG
- a CDS encoding predicted protein, giving the protein MTVSNEESPDVELDASTTVETIKIAPTEWIKRLQSTWGEPLVVPEWEDDTEGYRAKNGWQAIRITRYFVQYGNGNDISDDVSITRGGVGTILTGVVVFTPRAESHQGYCHGGSMCSVMDDVVGWCSFLTTGRCQPWSGFTVQVNTSLRQPVAVNATLLVRAEISKIERRKVYMKAVLVDPANEDRVHAICDGMAVLNCGVLPLETQQSTDTVGTEVDES; this is encoded by the exons ATGACAGTTTCTAACGAAGAATCGCCCGATGTTGAGCTCGACGCGTCAACAACTGTGGAAACGATAAAAATAGCACCCACCGAATGGATCAAACGCTTGCAATCGACATGGGGTGAACCTTTGGTTGTCCCAGAATGGGAGGACGATACGGAAGGCTATCGAGCCAAAAATGGTTGGCAGGCAA TACGCATTACGAGATATTTCGTCCAATACGGAAACGGAAATGATATCTCCGATGACGTGTCGATCACGAGGGGCGGCGTTGGTACCATCCTGACAGGAGTCGTCGTGTTTACACCAAGGGCAGAGTCGCACCAGGGATACTGTCACGGCGGTAGCATGTGCAGTGTCATGGACGATGTGGTCGGTTGGTGCTCGTTTTTGACCACGGGTCGATGCCAACCGTGGTCCGGTTTTACCGTCCAAGTTAATACCAGTTTGCGCCAACCCGTCGCCGTCAATGCTACCTTACTCGTTCGAGCGGAAATTTCCAAAATTGAGCGACGCAAAGTGTACATGAAAGCCGTTCTGGTCGACCCGGCGAACGAAGATCGTGTGCACGCCATCTGTGATGGCATGGCTGTATTGAATTGTGGAGTACTGCCATTGGAGACGCAACAATCGACCGATACCGTTGGGACCGAGGTGGACGAATCTTGA
- a CDS encoding predicted protein — translation MWKAQGVYSASTAAASWYSRATDYYEDNCPPTVDGVLGGFAAISDLDLEGSRAFLNDVVVQRGYSSVIWSAGAACECGAGIGRVSKGLLLPLGVQRCDLVESSPRLLAAAPDYIGDDGGVERCRFYCQGLQEWMPRKSSYSIVWIQWVFCYLTDEDAIAFLRRCGESLLDSGGVICLKENTCDDQDFIVDVEDASLSRSARYLHWLAREAGLRVVHAQIQDNFPDQIFPVYQLALEVATP, via the coding sequence ATGTGGAAGGCCCAAGGCGTATACTCGGCTTCTACAGCAGCAGCCTCCTGGTATAGTCGCGCAACGGATTATTATGAGGACAACTGTCCACCCACAGTGGACGGCGTTCTGGGCGGTTTTGCTGCAATTTCTGACCTAGATTTGGAGGGATCTCGGGCGTTTCTCAACGACGTTGTTGTGCAGCGAGGTTACTCCAGTGTTATTTGGTCAGCAGGAGCCGCCTGCGAATGTGGGGCGGGTATTGGTCGCGTTTCCAAAGGGCTCCTGTTGCCGCTGGGTGTGCAACGATGCGATTTGGTGGAGTCTTCACCGCGACTTTTGGCAGCTGCCCCGGATTACATTGGAGACGATGGCGGAGTTGAACGCTGCCGATTTTACTGTCAAGGACTTCAGGAGTGGATGCCGCGGAAAAGCTCATACTCTATTGTTTGGATTCAGTGGGTTTTTTGTTATCTGACGGATGAAGATGCGATTGCATTTCTGCGACGTTGCGGCGAAAGCTTGTTGGATTCGGGTGGAGTTATTTGTCTCAAAGAAAATACGTGCGATGACCAAGACTTTATCGTAGACGTGGAGGATGCATCTTTGTCGCGATCTGCACGATATCTGCATTGGCTGGCACGAGAAGCGGGTTTACGAGTAGTACACGCACAAATCCAGGACAACTTTCCAGATCAAATTTTTCCTGTTTATCAACTCGCGCTGGAAGTCGCTACACCATGA
- a CDS encoding predicted protein, giving the protein MVLRSSFRSIMKFLLCVCIAFACSVATAFQPSSSFSPRLGETAPDPHVAIQAADSQPAGTTTRPEFFQAVAVGSVAAVGLLPRVASARGFATLEQAYERYSPRIRAGGEFYRKDLKVLVAKNDWAGIQNALQEPPKRRKEDLTKADAGVAARARQAGEFSDARVLVAADLYAAAFSDNSISAKTKRMKEAVEKMRNVVAKMQSIARQGLGQESQGGIFGIGAKKVPEAELAKQIRELYVEGGNSWNEFVFAANENMPLQFDRLEYVK; this is encoded by the exons ATGGTGCTCCGATCCTCGTTTCGTTCCATCATGAAGTTTCTACTATGTGTTTGTATTGCTTTCGCATGCTCGGTGGCGACAGCCTTtcagccgtcgtcgtcgttttcccCGCGGTTGGGAGAGACGGCACCCGATCCGCACGTGGCAATCCAAGCCGCCGATTCCCAGCCCGCCGGCACGACGACGCGACCCGAGTTTTTCCAAGCCGTCGCCGTTGGATCGGTCGCAGCTGTCGGATTGCTACCCCGTGTGGCTTCGGCCCGTGGATTTGCGACTTTAGAGCAGGCCTACGAACGGTACTCTCCCCGGATCCGGGCGGGAGGCGAGTTCTACCGCAAGGACCTCAAAGTGCTTGTCGCCAAGAACGATTGGGCCGGTATCCAAAACGCACTGCAGGAACCCCCTAAACGAAGAAAGGAGGACTTGACAAAGGCAGATGCCGGTGTGGCTGCCCGGGCGAGACAGGCGGGAGAGTTCTCCGACGCGAGGGTCCTCGTCGCTG CCGACTTGTACGCAGCTGCCTTTTCGGACAACTCGATTAGCGCGAAAACAAAGAGAATGAAAGAAGCCGTAGAGAAAATGCGCAATGTTGTTGCAAAGATGCAGTCGATCGCTCGGCAAGGATTGGGGCAGGAAAGTCAGGGCGGCATCTTTGGTATCGGCGCGAAAAAGGTCCCAGAAGCCGAGCTGGCCAAACAGATACGGGAACTGTACGTTGAAGGTGGCAACTCCTGGAATGAGTTTGTCTtcgccgccaacgaaaacatGCCTTTACAGTTTGACCGTCTGGAATATGTCAAGTAA